The following proteins are co-located in the Acidobacteriota bacterium genome:
- the hprK gene encoding HPr(Ser) kinase/phosphatase, protein MRSPEPTREDVRAGVLPLELRAHLRNLAVRDEVVRGRAIRHARPLRPADGLRAEAPLASDRVFVCGREEIDLLGDRAAGPERVRRLCAARPPLIVLADAVAVPPGLDRAASEAGIVLVTTDTPASRALLVLERFLVRALAPRVRIHGVLMDLHGLGVVLLGESGIGKSECALELISRGHRLVADDAVDIRLIEGELVGEAPELSRYHIEVRGLGIVNARELFGAAAVRDSKRVDLAVELVPLAAAPEGGRLSRGTRRWEVLGVEIPLARLPVAPGRNVAVLLEVAARQELLRQRGRDTGSRLADELEARLRRDGDR, encoded by the coding sequence TTGCGGTCGCCGGAGCCGACACGAGAGGACGTGCGCGCGGGCGTGCTCCCGCTGGAGTTGCGCGCGCACTTGCGGAACCTCGCGGTTCGTGACGAAGTGGTGCGAGGGCGCGCGATCCGGCACGCCCGCCCGCTGCGCCCGGCGGACGGCCTCCGGGCGGAGGCGCCCCTGGCTTCCGACCGGGTGTTCGTGTGCGGGCGCGAGGAGATCGACCTCCTCGGCGACCGGGCCGCGGGACCGGAGCGGGTCCGACGCCTCTGCGCCGCCCGGCCGCCGCTGATCGTGCTGGCCGACGCGGTGGCCGTGCCCCCGGGTCTCGACCGGGCCGCCTCCGAGGCGGGGATCGTCCTCGTCACCACGGACACGCCCGCTTCGCGCGCCCTCCTCGTGCTGGAGCGGTTCCTGGTCCGGGCCCTCGCCCCCCGGGTCCGGATTCACGGCGTCCTGATGGATCTGCACGGCCTCGGCGTCGTGCTTCTGGGCGAATCGGGCATCGGCAAGAGCGAATGCGCTCTCGAGCTGATCTCGCGCGGCCACCGGCTCGTCGCGGACGACGCCGTCGACATCCGCCTCATCGAAGGGGAACTCGTGGGGGAGGCCCCCGAACTGAGCCGCTACCACATCGAGGTCCGGGGGCTCGGGATCGTGAATGCGCGCGAGCTGTTCGGGGCCGCCGCGGTGCGCGACAGCAAGCGCGTCGATCTCGCGGTCGAACTCGTGCCGCTGGCGGCGGCGCCCGAGGGTGGCCGGTTGAGCCGGGGGACGCGGCGCTGGGAGGTTCTCGGGGTGGAGATCCCCCTGGCCCGGCTACCGGTGGCGCCGGGCCGCAACGTGGCGGTGCTTCTCGAAGTCGCCGCACGCCAGGAGCTGCTCCGCCAGCGAGGGCGTGACACGGGTTCGCGGCTGGCGGATGAGCTCGAGGCGCGGCTGCGGCGGGACGGCGACCGATGA
- the rapZ gene encoding RNase adapter RapZ, giving the protein MKRLVLVSGLSGSGKTLAMKSLEDLGYFTVDNLPVALIPPFIELLERGGDEEPRAAFVADAREREHLVSLPALVQELRDRPDVSLTVIFLEAAEDVLVRRFSESRRPHPLAQNEPARVAEAIRREVELLAPVRALADRIIVTDDLSPHDLRRLIRTEMAGPAASSALRCHVVSFGFKHGLPRDADMVFDVRFVPNPYFRPALKPLTGSDRPVVEFLESQPVYRGFLERVEALLAFVMPRFVEEGKSVVTIAVGCTGGQHRSVAAAERIAAFLRREGYDCAVTHRDVERERRTS; this is encoded by the coding sequence ATGAAGCGGCTGGTTCTGGTCAGCGGTCTGTCGGGCTCCGGCAAGACGCTCGCCATGAAGAGCCTCGAGGACCTGGGCTACTTCACCGTCGACAATCTGCCCGTCGCCTTGATCCCCCCCTTCATCGAACTGCTCGAGCGGGGAGGCGACGAAGAGCCGCGGGCCGCGTTCGTCGCCGACGCGCGCGAGCGCGAACACCTGGTTTCCCTGCCCGCGCTGGTCCAGGAGCTGCGGGATCGTCCCGACGTGTCGCTGACCGTGATCTTCCTCGAGGCGGCGGAAGACGTGCTGGTGCGCCGTTTCTCCGAATCGCGCCGCCCGCACCCGCTCGCCCAGAACGAGCCGGCCCGCGTCGCCGAGGCGATCCGGCGGGAGGTCGAGCTGCTGGCTCCGGTGCGGGCCCTCGCCGATCGGATCATCGTGACGGACGACCTCTCGCCCCACGACCTGCGGCGCCTCATCCGGACGGAGATGGCCGGCCCGGCCGCTTCCTCGGCCCTCCGGTGCCATGTCGTGTCTTTCGGTTTCAAGCACGGCCTGCCACGGGACGCCGACATGGTCTTCGACGTCCGATTCGTACCGAACCCCTACTTCCGGCCGGCCCTGAAACCGCTCACCGGGTCGGACCGGCCGGTGGTCGAATTCCTCGAGAGTCAACCCGTGTACCGCGGCTTCCTCGAGCGGGTGGAGGCGCTGCTGGCGTTCGTGATGCCGAGATTCGTCGAGGAGGGCAAGAGCGTGGTCACGATCGCCGTGGGCTGCACCGGGGGCCAGCACCGGTCGGTTGCGGCCGCCGAGCGGATCGCCGCCTTCCTCCGCCGGGAAGGATACGACTGCGCGGTGACCCACCGGGACGTGGAGCGGGAGAGGAGAACCTCGTGA
- a CDS encoding PTS sugar transporter subunit IIA, protein MHRGPAPVGCGRRADRRLPPPGRIRLRGDPPGRGAGEENLVIGLLAVTHGGLADELVAAARRIVRDPAPMMSVSLAWDDDVKEASRRIERAIGELDEGQGVIVVTDMLGGTPANVAMAFLEPGRVEVVTGVNLPMLIKFNNLPPGVGLAEAARLIAEKGRSHITVAGEILAAEEDGR, encoded by the coding sequence CTGCACCGGGGGCCAGCACCGGTCGGTTGCGGCCGCCGAGCGGATCGCCGCCTTCCTCCGCCGGGAAGGATACGACTGCGCGGTGACCCACCGGGACGTGGAGCGGGAGAGGAGAACCTCGTGATCGGATTGCTGGCGGTGACGCACGGAGGTCTGGCCGACGAGCTCGTGGCTGCCGCACGCCGGATCGTCCGGGACCCGGCGCCGATGATGTCGGTGAGCCTCGCCTGGGACGACGACGTGAAGGAGGCCAGCCGGCGGATCGAGCGGGCGATCGGCGAGCTCGATGAGGGCCAAGGTGTGATCGTGGTGACGGACATGCTCGGAGGAACTCCCGCCAACGTCGCCATGGCCTTCCTCGAACCGGGCCGGGTGGAGGTCGTCACCGGGGTGAACCTCCCGATGCTGATCAAGTTCAACAACCTTCCTCCCGGTGTCGGTCTCGCCGAAGCGGCACGGTTGATCGCGGAAAAGGGCCGCTCTCACATCACCGTCGCGGGGGAGATCCTCGCCGCGGAGGAAGACGGCCGGTGA
- a CDS encoding HPr family phosphocarrier protein — protein MRAERDVEIVNRLGLHARAAARFVDEASRFESRIELRREGEAADGKSILGLLTLAAARGSRLRLVAEGPDAEAAVAVLAELIASGFGEAAP, from the coding sequence GTGAGAGCGGAGCGCGACGTCGAGATCGTCAACCGGCTGGGCCTCCACGCCCGGGCCGCGGCTCGATTCGTCGACGAAGCGAGCCGGTTCGAATCGCGCATCGAGCTGCGGCGGGAGGGGGAGGCGGCGGACGGCAAGTCGATTCTCGGGCTGCTGACCCTCGCCGCAGCCCGGGGATCCCGCCTGCGGCTCGTCGCGGAGGGGCCGGACGCCGAGGCGGCGGTGGCCGTGCTGGCGGAGCTGATCGCCTCCGGCTTCGGGGAAGCCGCTCCGTGA
- the ptsP gene encoding phosphoenolpyruvate--protein phosphotransferase, which produces MGDRRPGDPNAGGPRIVRGVVASAGVAVGRALVLDSWQIDVPRYRIEPIHVPREIRRFHRARRKARREIEALRDKTLARLGERYAAIFDAHLMILGDRKLARETMRRIREQRMNAEWALAAGVRRLLRAFESVEDAYLRERGGDLADVHERLQRIFAGQDDPRGRDLKLDEDTIIIASRLTPSDAAWLQQPRIVGFVTEAGGQTSHTAIIANALEIPALVGARDVTEIARDGEWVVVDAARGEVLLGPDEITLARYRTASAAPPAAEAERGEPGPCATRDGVPFRVAANIEFPEEMAAVRRSGADGIGLYRSEFLYLAAAPRLPGEEEQEAAYRRIAEAAQGRPVALRTLDLGGEKYFHQVLHREDGRANPVLGLRAVRYCLRHPEIFRTQLRAMLRVAWRFPNVEIVFPMISSLEEWREVRRFVCSVAAELEREGFASRPVPLGPMVELPGAALVADRLAEESDFLSIGTNDLVQYTLAVDRGDREVAPLGDPWHPAVLDLVARTVEAGKRRSKPVSLCGEMASDPLGALTLLGLGLRVFSCTSGAVPAIRAVLRAADAGEATRLVAAARTRHATGAEIRRELARGFAGVLGAVSRDRRSPAARGLGDRGRS; this is translated from the coding sequence ATGGGGGATCGGCGTCCCGGCGACCCGAACGCCGGCGGCCCGCGCATCGTGCGGGGGGTGGTCGCCTCGGCGGGCGTCGCCGTGGGGCGGGCACTCGTCCTCGACAGCTGGCAGATCGACGTTCCGCGCTACCGCATCGAGCCGATCCACGTTCCCCGGGAGATCCGGAGGTTCCACCGGGCGCGTCGCAAGGCCCGGCGCGAGATCGAAGCGCTGCGTGACAAGACGCTGGCGCGCCTGGGCGAGCGGTACGCGGCGATCTTCGACGCCCACCTGATGATTCTCGGCGACCGGAAACTGGCGCGCGAGACCATGCGGCGCATCCGCGAGCAGCGGATGAACGCGGAGTGGGCCCTTGCAGCGGGCGTGCGGCGGTTGCTTCGCGCGTTCGAGAGCGTCGAGGACGCCTACCTCCGCGAGCGCGGGGGCGATCTGGCGGACGTCCACGAGCGGTTGCAGCGCATCTTCGCCGGGCAGGACGACCCCCGGGGGCGCGATCTCAAGCTGGACGAGGACACGATCATCATCGCATCCCGGCTCACCCCGTCCGACGCCGCCTGGCTCCAGCAACCGAGGATCGTCGGCTTCGTCACGGAAGCCGGCGGCCAGACATCGCACACCGCCATCATTGCCAATGCGCTGGAGATTCCCGCCCTCGTCGGCGCCCGTGACGTGACGGAGATCGCCCGCGACGGCGAGTGGGTCGTCGTCGACGCGGCCCGAGGGGAGGTGCTGCTCGGGCCCGACGAAATCACGCTCGCGCGGTACCGGACGGCTTCCGCTGCGCCTCCCGCCGCCGAGGCGGAGCGGGGGGAGCCGGGGCCCTGCGCGACCCGCGACGGCGTTCCGTTCCGGGTCGCGGCGAACATCGAGTTCCCCGAGGAGATGGCGGCCGTGCGCCGCAGCGGTGCCGACGGGATCGGCCTGTACCGCTCGGAGTTCCTCTACCTCGCGGCGGCACCACGGCTGCCCGGCGAAGAGGAGCAAGAGGCGGCCTACCGGCGCATCGCCGAGGCGGCGCAGGGGAGACCGGTGGCGCTGCGGACGCTCGACCTGGGCGGCGAGAAGTACTTCCACCAGGTCCTCCATCGCGAGGACGGGCGCGCCAACCCGGTGCTCGGCCTGCGGGCGGTGCGGTACTGCCTCCGCCACCCGGAGATCTTTCGCACCCAACTGCGGGCCATGCTCCGGGTGGCCTGGCGGTTTCCCAACGTGGAGATCGTGTTCCCGATGATCTCCAGCCTCGAGGAATGGCGCGAGGTGCGCCGGTTCGTCTGCAGCGTCGCGGCGGAGCTCGAACGCGAGGGGTTCGCCTCCCGCCCGGTTCCCCTCGGCCCCATGGTCGAGCTCCCCGGGGCCGCTCTCGTCGCGGACCGCCTCGCCGAGGAGTCCGACTTCCTGTCGATCGGCACGAACGACCTCGTGCAGTACACCCTCGCCGTCGATCGGGGGGACCGCGAAGTGGCCCCGCTGGGCGATCCGTGGCATCCGGCCGTGCTCGACCTCGTCGCCCGGACGGTCGAGGCCGGAAAGCGGCGGTCGAAACCGGTGAGCCTGTGTGGCGAGATGGCGTCCGACCCGCTCGGTGCGCTGACGCTCCTGGGGCTGGGGCTCCGTGTCTTCTCCTGCACCTCCGGTGCGGTACCCGCCATCCGTGCCGTGCTCCGGGCGGCGGACGCCGGGGAGGCGACCCGTCTCGTCGCCGCGGCCCGCACCCGCCACGCGACCGGCGCGGAGATCCGCCGGGAGCTCGCCCGCGGCTTCGCCGGCGTCCTCGGAGCGGTGAGCCGCGACAGACGGTCGCCGGCGGCGCGCGGTCTCGGCGACCGGGGCCGGAGCTGA